The Catenulispora sp. GP43 genome segment CCGGCCCGGATCTGGGGCGACGGCGACGCCGAGGGCGTGCGGACGCGCGCCGCCGCCGAGCTGGCCGACACCGCGCGGGCCGCGGCCGAGCTCGGGGTGCGCACCGTCATCGGGTTCACCGGGTCGCCGATCTGGCACCTGCTGGCGATGTTCCCGCCGGTCTCCGCCGACGTCGTCGAGGCCGGATACGCCGAGTTCGCGCGGCGCTTCCACCCGGTCCTGGACGTGTTCGACTCGGTCGGGGTGCGGTTCGCGCACGAGGTACATCCCAGCGAGATCGCGTACGACTACTGGTCGACGGCGGGCGCGCTGGAGGCGGTCGACCACCGGCCGGCGTTCGGGCTGAACTTCGATCCGAGTCACTTCGTATGGCAGGACCTTGACGCGCCCGGGTTCCTGTACGACTTCCGGGAGCGGATCTACCACGTGGACTGCAAGGACGCGGTCCGGCGGCTGAACGGCCGCAACGGCCGGCTCGGGTCGCACCTGCCGTGGGGCGATCCGCGGCGCGGGTGGGACTTCGTGTCGACGGGGCACGGGGACGTGCCGTGGGAGGCCGTGTTCCGGATGCTCAACGCGATCGGCTACGAGGGGCCGATCAGCGTCGAGTGGGAGGACGCGGGGATGGACCGGCTGGTCGGGGCGCCCGAGGCGCTGGGGTTCGTGCGCGCGCTGGCCGCGATCGAGCCGCCGCGGGCCTCCTTCGACGCGGCGTTCAGTCAGGGGGCGGCGGGCTGAGGCGGCCGCGGTGACCTGGCCGACACGTCGGCGGTGACCGGCACGGCATGACACCGTGGGGTGGCGAACGCGGCGTGCTGGCCGTGTGGGCCACCCCGCCCCAGGACGCTGGGCTATGGTCGCGTGCTGTGTCGCAGCAAACGAGGAACAGCGGAGCAGGGCCTTACGGCGCCGGGGTCACACCGCGCCTGACGATCGCGACGACGCCGAGCCCGGCGCCGATCACCACCCCGGACACCAAGCTCGGCGGCCAGCCGGTCTGGCTCGCCGAGCCGGCCTGGCCGCTGGACCGCGAGTCCGGCGAGCCGATGCGCTTCATCGGCCAGTTCCGCATCCCCGGCGACACGGTGCGCCTGGCGTACCTGTTCATCACCGACGAGGACGGCGACGCCGCCACCGCCGAGCCCTTCGGCGGCCACAACGCCCTGCTCGTCCAGCCGGGCGGACGCCTGCCGGCCGGGCTGAAGGTGACGGCGGCCGCGACCGGCCCGAGCCTGTGCACCCGCGGCCGGAGCTGGGACGAGTACGTGCCGGTCGAGCTGGCCGGGGAGCAGGCCGCGATCGTGCCGGCGCAGGAGGCCGCGCTGGACGCGGACATCGCCTACGACGACGCGTTCCGCCGCGGCGAGCCCGGGCAGCTGCCGGAGAGCAGCCGGTACCCGTGCAGCTTCGTCGGGGGCCGCGCGCGCTATCCGCAGGCGCACCTGCCGCTGCCGCTGGACGGGAGCTGGGACTTCTTCGTGCAGCTCGAGGACGGCGAGGGGTGGGACGGCGAGCCGTACGCGCTGAACTTCGGCGGCGGGTACGGGTTCTTGTTCCTGTCGGCCGACGATCTCGAGGGCGCGTTCTTCTGGGATTGCAGTTGAGTGCGGCTGCGATCCGCGCGCGATCTCCGCGACCCCGGTCCCGGTGGCGCCCGCAGAAGCGCGGGCACCACCGGCAGTTGAGTCACAAGTACGCGTTCTACTCGTTTTACGCGGTCGGGTCCCACTCTGCGAGCTGCTCCATCGGCTCGGAGGTGCCGGTGATCTCCAGGCTGTCGAGCGGGGTGCGGTCGTTGAGGTAGAGGACCAGTTCGTTCGCCGTGCCTCGCACCACCATGTCGCCGGGCTCCGCGTCGGCGGCGAGGCCGTCGGCGCGGACGCCGTCGGCGTTCAGGGTCAGGCGCCAGGAGCCGCCCTCGGCCGCGTGCAGGTCGATCGTCGCCGGCTTGAACGGCCAGGGGACGGAGGTCGCCGCGACGGTCACCAGGAACTCGTCGACGCCCTCGACCGCGACGTCCGTCGGCAGCGGCTGTGCGGCGCCCTGGGTGAGCTGGGCGTCGTAGGTGTGGACGGCGATCTCCTGGATCTGGTGCCGGGCGATGGCCCCGCTGGTCTGCGGGGCCTGCGACTGGCCCCACCAGGTCCAGCAGCCGCGGTCCGGGCCGGCCTGGCGCAGCGCGTCGAGCATGAGCTCGGTCGCCTCGGCGAGCCAGGCGTCCAGGGCTTCGCGGTCGCGCGGCGCGGTCGGGGCGCCCTTCGGGTCCGTCTTGGCCGGGGGCTCGGCGCCCGGGCCCGCCGTGACGATGGCGGCCTGGCGGCGGCGGCCGTCGCCGAGGTGCTGCGCCAGGTCGCGCAGCGTCCAGTCCGGACAGGTCGGGACTTGGACGTCGAGGTCGTCGGCGGACGCGATCGCGGCGCGGAACGCGGCCGAGCGGTCTTCGATCAGCCGCAGGACCTCGGGGAATTCCAAGATATTTTGCACGTCGGATTGTTTATCACGGCGCTTCGGGCGCTGGGTAGCGAGTATGTCGGACGAACGCGCCGAGGGCCCGGGCGGCTCAGTCCCTGCCGATCAGCCCTTGTCGCCCCGGGCCGCTGAGTTCTTGTCGCCCCGGGCGCCCCGGCGCAGCTCCCGGCGTTCCGCGGCCAGGTCGGCCCGGAGCCGCTTGGCGAGGTCGGTGTGGCGGCGCGAGGTGATGACGCGCCGGACGGCCAGGCTGTAGGAGGCGGTCTTCACCACCGGGCTGCCGGCCGCCGCGCTCGCGGTGGCGGTGACGGCCGAGACGTTGTCGGTCACCGCCTGGATGTTCTCGGAGATGGCCGCGACCTTCGCCATGCCGGCGTTGCCGGTCTTCGTGGCCTGCTCGGCCTCCTCGAGCAGGGGGAGCGCGGCCGAGGCGAGGGTGGCCATGGTGCTCTTCACCGTGAGCAGGAGCTCCGTGACGTGCATCAGCATGTACCCCAGGAAGCAGGCGCCGAGCACCACGAAGATGGCGAAGATCAGGCCGACGACCTGGAGGCCGGTCATCTCGAAACTCCCGTCGCCGGATGCGGCCGCAAGGCTTGGTTGCGGCGGCTTGGTTGCAGCGTAGACGTTAGCGGGCCCCGGGGCGGCGGGCGTGCCAATCGCGGGGCGGTCGGCGTGTCGGGCGCGCGCTGATCGTCGTACGAATGCTGCGGCGGTCCGGGCTTGAGGCGTGTGCTGCGAGCTCGGGGGTGTCGAAGTATGGTCGAGAACGTGACTCAGGGTGCGAACACCGTTACGTGGTCCGCCGGTCCTCTTCCGTTCTTCAGCCATTCAACCGTTCCCGGACTGGGCGTCATGCGGCGGGCCTAGTTTCCTGAGCGCCGGCTGAGTGCCGGCTGAAAGAGGAGCGTATGGAAAACACCGTCGCGGTACGAGGTCTGGGGATCACCAAGGTCTTCGGCGACGTCGTCGCACTCGATCATGTCGATCTCAACGTGGCGCGGGGGCAGATCCACGGTCTGGTCGGGCCGAACGGGGCCGGCAAGACGACGCTGCTCGGGCTGTTGCTGGGCCTGGCCGTCGCCGACGAGGGGCGGCTGGAGATTCTCGGGGCCGCAGTGGGACGGTCCCTGGCGGCGCCCGGCACCGTGTCCGGGTTCGTGGACGGACCGGGCCTGTATCCGACGCTCACGGCGAAGCAGAACCTTGCGGTGCTCGCCAAGCTGCGGCACCGGGACGCGCCGGGTGCCGGGATCGGCGAGGTGCTGGAGCAGGTCGGCTTGAGCGCGGTCGCCGACGACAAGGTGCGCGGCTTTTCGTTGGGAATGCGGCAGCGGCTCGGTCTGGCCGCCGCGTTGCTGACCAAGCCGCGGCTGCTGGTGTTGGACGAGCCGGCCAACGGGCTGGACCCGGCGGGCAAGAGGCATGTGCACGGGGTGCTGAACCGACTTGTGGCCGACGGCGCCACGGTCATCCTGTCCAGCCACCGCATGGACGACCTGGAAGCCCTGTGCTCCGAGGTCACGATCCTGTCCACCGGACGCGTGGTGTTCTCCGGTCCGCTGCACAAGCTCTCCGATGAGAACCGGGAGCTGGAATACCGGCTGCGTACCTCTGATCCGTCGATCGCGCGCACAGTCGCGCAGGAGACGCCGGGTGTCGCCGTCGTGGAAGGTTCCGACGCCGTGCCGCGCGGCGACACCGACGTGATCGTGCTGCGGGCGCGGACGGCGGCGCTGGACGAGTTCGTGGCCCGGATCGTGGGTGCGGACGTCGCCTTGCGGGAGCTGGCCCCGGTCGTTTCGCCGCTGGAGGCTGCGTTCCTGGCGCTTACTGAGCAGTCGGTCGAGCAGTCGGCTGAGCAGTCGGCTGAGCAGTCGGTCGAGCAGTCGGTCGAGCAGTCGGTCGAGCAGGAGCAAGAGGCCGGCCGATGACCGCGACCCTCCTCGACGTCTCGCCGGCCGAGGCGGACGTGCCGGTCGCGCGGCCGGTTCCGCTGGTCCGCGTGCTCCGGATGGAACTGACCAAGCAGTTCTCGGCCTGGCGTATCCGTCTGCTGATTCTGGTGTGCTGGCTGGGCCCGGGCTTGTTGGTCTTCGCGATCGACCAGCAGAGCACCCTGCCCTCCGACACCCTGTTCGGCCGCTGGATGCACGCCACCGGCTGGGCCGGCTCCCTCGTAGCCCTGGGCTTCTGCGGAACGTGGGGACTGCCGCTGATCACCTCCGTGGTCGCCGGTGACGTCTTCGCCTGCGAGGACCGCCTGGGCACCTGGCGCCACTTGCTCATCGCCATCCGCTCCCACCGCCGCATCTTCGCGGCCAAAGCCGTCGCCAGCCTCGCCGTGATCGTGGTGCTCCTGCTGGGTTTGGTCGCCTCCAGTTCGATCGGCGGCCTGATCGCGGTCGGGAACAAGGCTCTGGTCGGCCTCGACGGCCATTCGCTCAGCCCTGGTGAGGCCGCGGGCAAGGTCTTGCTGGCGTGGGCTTGTGTCCTGGCCCCGACCCTCGCGCTGGCCGCGATCGGCCTGCTCGGCTCGATCGCGCTGGGCCGCTCGCCGATGGGCCTGCTGCTGCCGATGATCGTCGCCCTGGGCATGCAGGCCGCGCAGATGCTGCCGCTGCCGGTCGCCGTCCGCCTGGCCCTGCCCGGCTACGCCTTCATCTCCTGGAACGGCCTGTTCACCGATCCGGAGCAACTCAAGCCCCTGATGATCGGCGTAGCCGTCAGCCTGGTCTGGGCCGTCGTCGCCACCGTCCTGGCCTACCTGCTCTTCCTGCGCCGCGACTTCACCAACCTCACCAACGACGGCGCCGGACGCAGGGCCCTGACTCTCGGCGTCATCCCGCTGGCCGGCGTCCTGGCGGCGTCGGTCGGCGTGGTGGCCGCCGCCACCGGCGCCGGCGGTTCGGGCATCAACCAGGACAAGGTCCAGAAGTCGGTCGCCACCGCCTTCGGGCACCTCTACGTGCTGCAGGAGGCCGAGATGCACCGGCCGCCGCTCACCGAGGTGCAATTGCAAGCTTCCGCGATCTGTGCCAAGAGCGAGGGCCACGGCGCTCAGGAGGGGTCGGGGAACGACTGGCGGTGCACGGTCTCCTGGCATGTGCCCGGGTCCGCGCTCACCGGCCAGTCGATCTATCAGCTCGATGTCACCGCGAACGGCAGGTACATCGCCGACGGTGACGGTCCCCAGGAAGTGAACGGCTACTTCCTGGTCCGCACCGCCGACGGCGATGTGCCGAACCCGCTGTGGCAGTTCGACGGCAATGTCGACCTGCTTCCTACTCACTGAAGGAATCATCCGATGCAAGTGACGCGCCGCAAGGTGCAGAAGGGGAGCGCCTTCCAGCGCTCCGCCGCCGGTCTGAGCCGGCACCGCCTGTCCAAGGCGGCCGTGGTGGCCGTCGGCCTGGTCGTGACCGGCGCCGGCGTCGGTGCGGCCTCGACGCAGCAGCTGGGCCACCAGCAGGTCGGCCAGCTGACCAACAAGGGCGAGGTCATCGCCAGCGACCAGTACATCAACCCGATCGGCACCCGCCTGGTGATCAACCAGGGCAAGATCATGGGCGCCACCGTCAGCCCGGACGGCACGCACGTGGCCGCCACCGTCGCCGACGGCACCGGCTCGATGGTCATCGTCGACCTGCGCAGCTACCAGGTCGAGCAGGTGATCGGCAAGGCCGGCACCGGCGTCAACCTGGCGATCAGCGGCAACGACGTGGGCCAGACCTCGCCGACGTACTCGCCCGACGGCAAGTCGCTGTGGCTGGGCCGGGCCAACGGCTACACCAAGTTCACGGTGAACCCCGACGGCACCCTGGCCAACCCGGTCGACGTCGCCATCCCGGCGGCGGGCTCGCAGCAGGCGCTGTCGGCCAAGGCGGTCTTCTCCGCCGACGGCTCGACCGTGTACGCGGCGGTCAACGGCCAGAACAAGGTCGTGGCGATCAACGCCGCCACCGGCGCCATCACGCAGAGCTGGAACACCGGCATCGCCCCGCGCGGCATGGTGCTGGTCGGCGGGAAGCTGTACGTGAGCAACGAGGGCGGCCGCACCGCCGTCGCCGGCGACACCACGATCAACTCCTACGGCACCCAGGTCCCGGCGAACCCGAAGACCGGCGCCTCGTCCACCGGCACGGTCAGCGTCATCGACACCGCGAACGCCTCGGCGGCCGTGGGCAGCATCGACGTCGGCACGCACCCGACCGCCGTGTACGCCTCCGGCACCACGGTCTTCGTGGCGAACACCACCGCGAACACGGTCTCGGTCATCGACGCCAAGAAGAACAAGGTCGTGCAGACGATCGCCACCCAGCCGTGGCCCGAGGCCTCGGTCGGCTACGAGCCGGACGCGATCTCCCTGACCCCCGACGGCCACCTGCTGGTGAGCCTGGGCCGGGCCAACGCGGTCGCGGTCTACCACTTCAAGTCCGCCGACCAGCCGGCCAGCTACGTCGGCCTGCTGCCGACCGACTACTTCCCGGCCGAGGTGGCCACGGTCGGCAACCAGATCGTGGTGGCCAACACCCGCGGCATCGACTCCCTGCGCCCGACCGTCGCGGCCGGCCACAACACCCACGACACCACCAGCAGCCTGACCCGCTTCAAGCTGCCCAGCGACCAGCAGATCCGGTCCTACACCGGCAAGGTCTTCCAGTACAACGGCTGGACCCCCGGCTCGGTGAAGACCGCGGCGAAGGACGACAGCAAGAAGACCCCGGTCCCGGTCCCGGCGAAGATCGGCGACCCCTCGACGATCAAGCACGTGTTCCTCATCGTCAAGGAGAACCGGACCTACGACCAGGTCTTCGGCGACCTGCCGCAGGGCAACGGGGACTCCACCCTGACCCAGTACGGCGAGACTGTCACGCCGAACGAGCACGCGCTGGCCCAGCAGTTCGGCCTGTACGACAACTTCTACGACGTCGGCACGAACTCCGCCGAGGGTCACAACTGGCTGATGCAGTCGGACGACCCGGAGTACACCGAGTCCTCGGCCGGCGAGTACACCCGCAGCTACGACACCGAGGACGACGTCCTGGGCCACCAGGAGTCGGGCTTCATCTGGAGCGGCGCCCAGGCGGCGGGCAAGTCCGTGAAGGACTACGGCGAGTTCCAGGCGACCGACCCCAAGCCGGCCGGCGCGACGTGGCAGGACTACTACTGCGACACCCAGAACATGGCCGCCACCGGTGCCCCGAGCCAGTACCCGATCCAGACCGGCTCGCCGATCCCGTCCCTGAACCAGGTGGCCGTCCCCGGCTACCCGCGGTTCGACCTGGACGTGCCGGACGTGTACCGGGCCCAGATCTGGAAGCAGGACTTCGAGAAGAACGGCCCGGCCAACCTGAACATGTTCTGGCTGTCCAGCGACCACACCGGCGGCCCGGTCAGCCCGGCCGCCGGCGTGGCCGACAACGACCTGGCGGTCGGCCAGATCGTGGACACCATCACGCACAGCCAGTACTGGAAGGACTCGGCCATCTTCGTGGTCGAGGACGACTCCCAGGCCGGCCTGGACCACGTGGACGGGCACCGCGCCCCGGTCGAGGTCATCAGCCCCTACGCCAACCACGGCACCGTGGACAGCCACTACTACTCGCAGATCACGATGGTCCGCACCATCGAGCAGATCCTCGGCATCCAGCCGATGAACCAGCTCGACTCCGCGGCCACCCCGATGACCACGGCGTTCACCGCGAAGCCGAACTTCACACCGTACACCGCGGTGCCGAACCAGACCTCGCTGACGCTGGGCCTGAAGACCCCGCCGGCGTGCGGCGCGAACGTGCCGTCCGGGCAGACCACGGCCTCGGTCGCCAAGGCCGGCGACGCCTCCACGGCGGTCCCGGCCGCCCAGAGCGCCGTGGCCGCGCAGTGGAAGTCCTGGGCTTCGCTGCAGCACCTGACCGGCCCGGGTTCGATGCCGGACTTCGCGAACCCGGAGCAGATGAACCGGTACACGTACTACCAGAGCACCGGGTGGACCAAGCCCTACCCGGGCGACAGCAAGATCCTCGCGCCGAACGACGTGCCCGGGGCCTTCATGCCGGGTTCGGACGACTGACCTGTTCGATGGATCGACTGTTCGATCTGTGAGGCGCCCGGCCGGTTCTTCCGGCCGGGCGCCTTCATCGTTCGCGAACGCGGGCCGCATCCATGCCACGCCATGCCGGATG includes the following:
- a CDS encoding sugar phosphate isomerase/epimerase family protein translates to MTRPITLFTGQWADLPFEEVCRLASEWGYDGLEIACWGDHFEVDRALKEPGYVAGRKELLAEYGLQVHAISTHLVGQAVCDAIIDGRHQDILPARIWGDGDAEGVRTRAAAELADTARAAAELGVRTVIGFTGSPIWHLLAMFPPVSADVVEAGYAEFARRFHPVLDVFDSVGVRFAHEVHPSEIAYDYWSTAGALEAVDHRPAFGLNFDPSHFVWQDLDAPGFLYDFRERIYHVDCKDAVRRLNGRNGRLGSHLPWGDPRRGWDFVSTGHGDVPWEAVFRMLNAIGYEGPISVEWEDAGMDRLVGAPEALGFVRALAAIEPPRASFDAAFSQGAAG
- a CDS encoding maleylpyruvate isomerase family mycothiol-dependent enzyme, which produces MQNILEFPEVLRLIEDRSAAFRAAIASADDLDVQVPTCPDWTLRDLAQHLGDGRRRQAAIVTAGPGAEPPAKTDPKGAPTAPRDREALDAWLAEATELMLDALRQAGPDRGCWTWWGQSQAPQTSGAIARHQIQEIAVHTYDAQLTQGAAQPLPTDVAVEGVDEFLVTVAATSVPWPFKPATIDLHAAEGGSWRLTLNADGVRADGLAADAEPGDMVVRGTANELVLYLNDRTPLDSLEITGTSEPMEQLAEWDPTA
- a CDS encoding ABC transporter ATP-binding protein, translated to MENTVAVRGLGITKVFGDVVALDHVDLNVARGQIHGLVGPNGAGKTTLLGLLLGLAVADEGRLEILGAAVGRSLAAPGTVSGFVDGPGLYPTLTAKQNLAVLAKLRHRDAPGAGIGEVLEQVGLSAVADDKVRGFSLGMRQRLGLAAALLTKPRLLVLDEPANGLDPAGKRHVHGVLNRLVADGATVILSSHRMDDLEALCSEVTILSTGRVVFSGPLHKLSDENRELEYRLRTSDPSIARTVAQETPGVAVVEGSDAVPRGDTDVIVLRARTAALDEFVARIVGADVALRELAPVVSPLEAAFLALTEQSVEQSAEQSAEQSVEQSVEQSVEQEQEAGR
- a CDS encoding ABC transporter permease yields the protein MLRMELTKQFSAWRIRLLILVCWLGPGLLVFAIDQQSTLPSDTLFGRWMHATGWAGSLVALGFCGTWGLPLITSVVAGDVFACEDRLGTWRHLLIAIRSHRRIFAAKAVASLAVIVVLLLGLVASSSIGGLIAVGNKALVGLDGHSLSPGEAAGKVLLAWACVLAPTLALAAIGLLGSIALGRSPMGLLLPMIVALGMQAAQMLPLPVAVRLALPGYAFISWNGLFTDPEQLKPLMIGVAVSLVWAVVATVLAYLLFLRRDFTNLTNDGAGRRALTLGVIPLAGVLAASVGVVAAATGAGGSGINQDKVQKSVATAFGHLYVLQEAEMHRPPLTEVQLQASAICAKSEGHGAQEGSGNDWRCTVSWHVPGSALTGQSIYQLDVTANGRYIADGDGPQEVNGYFLVRTADGDVPNPLWQFDGNVDLLPTH
- a CDS encoding PT domain-containing protein: MLCWSIAKTNKPGPSQHTRISRRIRQAENCLVSSIRSTRTSGTGRATGTSASAGETSRRVAVIGRPLAPARPTARPTARPTAQPTAQPTARPTAQ
- a CDS encoding DUF948 domain-containing protein produces the protein MTGLQVVGLIFAIFVVLGACFLGYMLMHVTELLLTVKSTMATLASAALPLLEEAEQATKTGNAGMAKVAAISENIQAVTDNVSAVTATASAAAGSPVVKTASYSLAVRRVITSRRHTDLAKRLRADLAAERRELRRGARGDKNSAARGDKG
- a CDS encoding alkaline phosphatase family protein, yielding MQVTRRKVQKGSAFQRSAAGLSRHRLSKAAVVAVGLVVTGAGVGAASTQQLGHQQVGQLTNKGEVIASDQYINPIGTRLVINQGKIMGATVSPDGTHVAATVADGTGSMVIVDLRSYQVEQVIGKAGTGVNLAISGNDVGQTSPTYSPDGKSLWLGRANGYTKFTVNPDGTLANPVDVAIPAAGSQQALSAKAVFSADGSTVYAAVNGQNKVVAINAATGAITQSWNTGIAPRGMVLVGGKLYVSNEGGRTAVAGDTTINSYGTQVPANPKTGASSTGTVSVIDTANASAAVGSIDVGTHPTAVYASGTTVFVANTTANTVSVIDAKKNKVVQTIATQPWPEASVGYEPDAISLTPDGHLLVSLGRANAVAVYHFKSADQPASYVGLLPTDYFPAEVATVGNQIVVANTRGIDSLRPTVAAGHNTHDTTSSLTRFKLPSDQQIRSYTGKVFQYNGWTPGSVKTAAKDDSKKTPVPVPAKIGDPSTIKHVFLIVKENRTYDQVFGDLPQGNGDSTLTQYGETVTPNEHALAQQFGLYDNFYDVGTNSAEGHNWLMQSDDPEYTESSAGEYTRSYDTEDDVLGHQESGFIWSGAQAAGKSVKDYGEFQATDPKPAGATWQDYYCDTQNMAATGAPSQYPIQTGSPIPSLNQVAVPGYPRFDLDVPDVYRAQIWKQDFEKNGPANLNMFWLSSDHTGGPVSPAAGVADNDLAVGQIVDTITHSQYWKDSAIFVVEDDSQAGLDHVDGHRAPVEVISPYANHGTVDSHYYSQITMVRTIEQILGIQPMNQLDSAATPMTTAFTAKPNFTPYTAVPNQTSLTLGLKTPPACGANVPSGQTTASVAKAGDASTAVPAAQSAVAAQWKSWASLQHLTGPGSMPDFANPEQMNRYTYYQSTGWTKPYPGDSKILAPNDVPGAFMPGSDD